The Amycolatopsis mongoliensis genome includes a window with the following:
- a CDS encoding threonine/serine dehydratase, which produces MISTSDVEQAATRIGGRVRRTPVFTDDGVWFKLEQLQHTGSFKARGAFNRIIAAGELSAAGVVTASGGNAGLAVAYAAREFGVAARVYVPVNAPAVKVAKLRELGAAAELVGEKYADAYDAAVKDAADRGALFCHAYDQPEICAGQGTAGLELLEQTGGLDTILVAVGGGGLLAGIAAAVEGRARVVGVEPRTAPTLNAALAAGEPVPVEVSGVAADSLGASRLGDIAFAVATRTGAGSVLVDDAAIVEARAALWDRYRLALEPGGATAFAALLSGAYRPAPGERVAVLLCGANTDPATLTSPTAAPPAARTPR; this is translated from the coding sequence ATGATCAGCACTTCGGATGTCGAGCAGGCGGCCACGCGGATCGGGGGCCGGGTCCGCCGGACACCGGTGTTCACCGACGACGGCGTGTGGTTCAAGCTCGAGCAGCTGCAGCACACCGGGTCGTTCAAGGCCCGTGGCGCGTTCAACCGGATCATCGCCGCGGGTGAGCTCTCGGCGGCCGGAGTGGTGACCGCCTCGGGCGGCAACGCCGGGCTCGCCGTCGCCTACGCCGCGCGGGAGTTCGGCGTGGCCGCGCGGGTCTACGTCCCGGTGAACGCGCCCGCGGTCAAGGTCGCGAAGCTGCGGGAGCTGGGCGCGGCCGCCGAGCTGGTCGGCGAGAAGTACGCGGACGCCTACGACGCGGCGGTGAAGGACGCGGCGGACCGCGGCGCGCTCTTCTGCCACGCCTACGACCAGCCGGAGATCTGCGCCGGCCAGGGCACGGCCGGCCTCGAGCTGCTGGAGCAGACCGGCGGCCTCGACACGATCCTGGTCGCGGTCGGCGGCGGCGGGCTGCTGGCCGGCATCGCGGCCGCGGTCGAGGGCCGCGCGCGGGTGGTCGGCGTCGAGCCGCGCACGGCGCCGACGCTGAACGCGGCCCTGGCCGCGGGCGAACCGGTCCCGGTCGAGGTGTCCGGCGTCGCCGCGGATTCCCTGGGCGCATCGCGACTCGGCGACATCGCGTTCGCGGTCGCGACCCGGACGGGCGCCGGATCGGTGCTGGTGGACGACGCGGCGATCGTCGAGGCCCGGGCGGCGCTGTGGGACCGCTACCGCCTGGCGCTCGAGCCCGGCGGAGCGACGGCGTTCGCGGCGCTGCTCTCCGGCGCCTACCGCCCGGCGCCGGGAGAACGCGTCGCGGTCCTGCTGTGCGGCGCGAACACCGACCCGGCGACGCTCACTTCCCCGACAGCCGCGCCACCAGCGGCGCGAACTCCTCGATGA
- a CDS encoding LLM class flavin-dependent oxidoreductase, translating to MANKAFRFGVVAGATEGGAKWLQTARRAEELGYSTLLCPDNLNLPTPTAALAAAAAVTSELRVGSFVLASPLRTARAAAWEAHSLAVVTGHRFELGLGTGLPTMRHQAEELGLPYGSGQERLDSISETIDHVRRLDGDEHSPVMIAAGGPKARRLAGAKADIVTLAGGVLTTREEMAGYVGEIREAAGDREVELALNIFVVGEQVPPWIRGFIGVDAETLIEHDSLTMIRGSVDDMAAELERRREELGVSYFSVNGAFIEEFAPLVARLSGK from the coding sequence ATGGCCAACAAGGCGTTCCGGTTCGGCGTGGTCGCTGGTGCGACCGAAGGCGGCGCGAAGTGGCTGCAGACCGCGCGCCGCGCTGAGGAGCTCGGCTACTCCACCCTGCTCTGTCCCGACAACCTCAACCTGCCGACCCCCACCGCCGCGCTCGCGGCTGCCGCTGCCGTCACCAGTGAGCTGCGGGTCGGCTCCTTCGTGCTGGCCAGCCCGCTGCGGACCGCGCGGGCCGCCGCCTGGGAGGCGCACAGTCTCGCCGTCGTGACCGGCCACCGGTTCGAGCTCGGGCTCGGGACCGGTCTTCCGACCATGCGGCACCAGGCCGAAGAGCTCGGCCTGCCCTACGGCTCGGGGCAGGAGCGGCTCGACTCGATCTCCGAGACCATCGACCACGTCCGCCGGCTCGACGGCGACGAGCACAGCCCGGTCATGATCGCCGCCGGGGGGCCGAAAGCTCGTCGGCTCGCCGGGGCGAAAGCCGACATCGTCACCCTTGCCGGTGGGGTGCTGACCACCCGTGAAGAGATGGCCGGCTACGTCGGGGAGATCCGTGAGGCGGCCGGTGATCGCGAGGTCGAGTTGGCGCTGAACATCTTCGTCGTCGGTGAGCAGGTGCCGCCGTGGATCCGGGGCTTCATCGGCGTCGATGCCGAAACGCTCATCGAGCACGACTCGCTGACCATGATCCGCGGCAGCGTCGACGACATGGCCGCCGAGCTCGAACGGCGGCGCGAGGAGCTCGGCGTCTCCTACTTCAGCGTCAACGGCGCCTTCATCGAGGAGTTCGCGCCGCTGGTGGCGCGGCTGTCGGGGAAGTGA
- a CDS encoding HNH endonuclease signature motif containing protein → MDSEAVWRADAVALADRISALLTVVRSAEAEIGSLLVEIESRGVMELFGYRSVGRLFEHLADVPKAAAENVVKRARALTSSRNLDGTPIPAVAPTTGAATLDGRLSTPMIDTIVGVMTQVPPEHRDNAERDLLSFAEDAGHKQVAALGARILAHLDPDGTEPDTTEPATPSRELSLRRKRTGVWELQGRFDDETGARASALLDSLAERRRADDGPDFRSPQERYGDAFSDAIDLALNSPDLPMQAGERAHVMVAVSLEDLKSGVGQATLGDTGRISAAEARIHACDCQIIPAVLGGKGEPLDLGRLRRLVSPGLRRALYLRDRGCAFPGCHRPPRHCQGHHIRHWADGGPTELGNLVLMCGHHHRLLHRSGWQVRIAADGLPEFLPPVFLDRRRKPRRNNLHEPLPFAA, encoded by the coding sequence GTGGACAGCGAAGCGGTGTGGAGAGCGGATGCGGTGGCCCTGGCCGACCGTATCTCCGCGCTGCTCACCGTCGTGCGCTCTGCCGAGGCTGAGATCGGTTCTCTGCTCGTGGAAATCGAGTCGCGCGGGGTCATGGAACTCTTCGGCTACCGGTCTGTCGGCCGGTTGTTCGAGCATCTCGCCGATGTTCCCAAGGCTGCCGCCGAGAACGTCGTCAAACGAGCCCGAGCCCTCACCTCTAGTCGCAATCTCGACGGCACACCCATTCCCGCTGTCGCTCCCACCACCGGCGCCGCCACGTTGGACGGCCGGTTGAGCACCCCGATGATCGACACCATCGTCGGTGTCATGACTCAAGTTCCGCCCGAGCACCGCGATAACGCCGAACGAGACTTGCTGTCCTTCGCCGAAGACGCCGGACACAAGCAGGTCGCCGCACTGGGCGCCCGCATCCTCGCCCACCTCGACCCCGACGGCACCGAACCCGACACCACCGAACCGGCCACCCCCAGCCGCGAACTGTCGTTGCGCCGCAAAAGAACCGGGGTCTGGGAACTTCAGGGCCGGTTCGATGACGAGACCGGCGCCCGCGCCAGCGCCCTGCTGGATTCCCTGGCCGAACGCCGCAGAGCCGACGACGGTCCCGACTTCCGTTCCCCGCAGGAACGCTACGGCGACGCCTTCTCCGACGCGATCGACCTCGCCCTGAATTCTCCAGACTTGCCCATGCAGGCGGGTGAACGAGCGCACGTGATGGTCGCGGTCTCGTTGGAAGACTTGAAGTCCGGTGTCGGCCAGGCAACGTTGGGCGATACCGGCCGCATATCCGCGGCCGAGGCCCGGATCCACGCCTGCGACTGCCAGATCATCCCCGCAGTCCTGGGTGGCAAGGGGGAACCCCTCGACCTCGGGCGCCTCCGGCGGTTGGTCTCACCCGGCCTCCGCCGCGCGCTGTACCTACGCGACCGCGGCTGCGCCTTCCCCGGCTGCCATCGCCCACCCCGCCACTGCCAAGGCCACCACATCCGGCACTGGGCCGATGGCGGGCCGACCGAGCTGGGCAACCTGGTGCTGATGTGCGGCCACCACCATCGGTTGCTGCACCGCTCCGGTTGGCAAGTCCGCATCGCCGCCGATGGACTACCCGAGTTCCTGCCACCGGTGTTCTTGGACAGGCGCCGAAAACCCAGGCGCAACAACCTCCACGAGCCGTTACCGTTCGCCGCCTGA
- a CDS encoding peptidoglycan-binding domain-containing protein — translation MFTKAAVLTALTAAAFAVAAPAQAEPAATTALPTANMEAVLKAAQIDPRRADDTQTPGAHDSVLLVEQALQAKGLLASTYVDGYFGTTTITAYSQYQKSLGYTGIDASGLPGKTSLEKLGEGRYTVTSPVSAGSHVTYHGVTLNTRTKAMLVAAEGIFGSSVSLTQGSYNPGGVDASAGTHDGGGAMDISVSSLSSTSRTNLLKALRKVGFAAWLRTPDQGFAYHIHAMAISDPDLSSGAQHQTGDYYLGMNGLAGRGADDGPSVAKVTWEEYQRG, via the coding sequence ATGTTCACGAAGGCCGCCGTGCTGACGGCACTCACCGCAGCGGCGTTCGCCGTGGCCGCACCGGCTCAGGCCGAGCCGGCGGCCACGACGGCGCTGCCCACGGCGAACATGGAGGCCGTGCTGAAGGCGGCCCAGATCGACCCGCGCCGCGCCGACGACACCCAGACACCGGGCGCGCACGACAGCGTGCTGCTCGTCGAACAGGCGCTGCAGGCGAAGGGCCTGCTGGCCTCGACGTACGTCGACGGGTACTTCGGCACGACGACGATCACGGCGTACTCGCAGTACCAGAAGTCGTTGGGGTACACCGGAATCGACGCTTCGGGCCTGCCGGGCAAGACGTCGCTGGAGAAGCTGGGCGAGGGCCGGTACACGGTGACGTCGCCCGTTTCGGCCGGTAGTCACGTCACTTACCACGGTGTCACGTTGAACACGCGCACCAAGGCGATGCTCGTGGCCGCCGAGGGGATCTTCGGGTCGTCGGTCAGCTTGACGCAGGGTTCGTACAACCCCGGCGGGGTCGATGCTTCCGCCGGTACCCATGATGGTGGCGGGGCCATGGACATCTCGGTGTCCAGCCTGTCTTCTACCAGCCGGACCAACCTGCTGAAGGCGTTGCGGAAGGTCGGGTTCGCTGCTTGGCTGCGTACTCCTGATCAGGGTTTTGCCTATCACATCCACGCCATGGCGATCTCGGACCCGGATCTTTCTTCGGGGGCTCAGCACCAGACCGGGGACTACTACCTGGGTATGAACGGTCTTGCCGGGCGTGGTGCTGATGATGGTCCTTCGGTTGCGAAGGTTACTTGGGAGGAGTACCAGCGGGGTTGA
- a CDS encoding heavy metal translocating P-type ATPase: MTLHLEKKPAEIELGITGMTCASCAMRIERKLNKLDGVRATVNYATEKAKVVYGGEIAPQDLVAQVEAAGYGAALPRAEPDEPREEDPGRTLRQRLLGSAVLSVPVIALAMVPAWQFTYWQWISLTLAAPVLVWGAWPFHRAAFANLRHGAATMDTLISMGTLAAFGWSVYALLFGSAGMPGMRHPFEFTIERMAGDGAIYLEVAAGVTTFILAGRYFEARSKRRAGAALRALLDLGAKDVAVLRDGGEQRIPVADLVVGDRFVVRPGEKVATDGVVEDGGSAIDASLLTGESVPVEVRPGDAVAGATVNAGGRIVVRATRVGADTQLAQTARLVEEAQTGKARVQRLADRVSAVFVPIVIALAVATLAFWLGADATPSAAFTAAVAVLIIACPCALGLATPTALLVGTGRGAQLGILIKGPQVLESTRRVDTVVLDKTGTVTTGRMTLVEGDGEVLRLAGAVEAASEHPVARAIADAARERFGTLPSVVDFRSTPGLGVEGVVEGREVSIGRAASDSALTTVAVTWDGEVRGTLAVADTVKPTSAEAVRRLRALGLTPVLLTGDSAVVARAVAAEVGIERVIAEVLPKDKADVVRGLQEDGKVVAMVGDGVNDAAALAQADLGLAMGTGTDVAIEAADLTLVRGDLRAAADAIRLSRRTLRTIKGNLFWAFAYNVAALPLAAAGLLNPMLAGAAMAVSSVFVVTNSLRLRAFRAG; this comes from the coding sequence ATGACGCTGCACCTGGAGAAGAAGCCCGCGGAGATCGAGCTGGGCATCACCGGCATGACCTGCGCGTCCTGCGCCATGCGGATCGAACGCAAGCTCAACAAGCTGGACGGCGTCAGGGCGACCGTGAACTACGCGACGGAGAAGGCGAAGGTCGTCTACGGCGGCGAGATCGCCCCGCAGGACCTCGTCGCGCAGGTCGAGGCGGCGGGCTACGGCGCGGCGCTGCCCCGGGCGGAACCGGACGAGCCCCGGGAAGAGGACCCCGGCCGGACGCTGCGGCAGCGCCTGCTCGGTTCGGCGGTGCTCTCGGTCCCGGTGATCGCCCTGGCGATGGTGCCGGCCTGGCAGTTCACCTACTGGCAGTGGATTTCGCTCACCCTGGCCGCGCCGGTGCTGGTGTGGGGCGCGTGGCCGTTCCACCGGGCCGCGTTCGCCAACCTCCGCCACGGCGCCGCCACGATGGACACGCTCATTTCGATGGGCACGCTCGCCGCGTTCGGCTGGTCGGTGTACGCGCTGCTGTTCGGCAGTGCGGGCATGCCGGGCATGAGGCACCCGTTCGAGTTCACCATCGAGCGCATGGCCGGGGACGGCGCCATCTACCTCGAGGTCGCTGCCGGCGTCACCACGTTCATCCTGGCCGGCCGCTACTTCGAGGCCCGCTCGAAGCGCCGCGCCGGTGCCGCACTGCGGGCGTTGCTCGATCTGGGCGCGAAGGACGTCGCGGTCCTGCGCGACGGCGGCGAGCAGCGGATCCCCGTCGCCGACCTGGTCGTCGGCGACCGGTTCGTGGTGCGGCCGGGGGAGAAGGTCGCCACCGACGGCGTCGTCGAGGACGGCGGGTCCGCGATCGACGCGAGCCTGCTCACCGGTGAAAGCGTGCCGGTCGAGGTCCGGCCGGGCGACGCGGTCGCCGGCGCGACGGTCAACGCCGGCGGCCGGATCGTCGTCCGCGCCACCCGCGTCGGCGCCGACACGCAGCTGGCCCAGACGGCCCGGCTGGTCGAGGAGGCGCAGACCGGCAAGGCCCGCGTCCAGCGGCTCGCGGACCGCGTCTCGGCGGTGTTCGTGCCGATCGTCATCGCGCTGGCCGTGGCGACGCTCGCCTTCTGGCTCGGCGCAGACGCGACGCCCTCGGCCGCGTTCACCGCCGCGGTCGCGGTGCTGATCATCGCCTGCCCGTGCGCGCTCGGCCTGGCGACGCCGACGGCGCTGCTGGTCGGCACCGGCCGCGGCGCGCAGCTCGGCATCCTCATCAAGGGGCCGCAGGTGCTGGAGTCGACCCGGCGCGTCGACACCGTCGTGCTCGACAAGACCGGCACCGTCACCACCGGCCGGATGACGCTGGTCGAGGGCGACGGCGAGGTGCTGCGGCTCGCGGGCGCCGTCGAGGCCGCGTCCGAGCACCCGGTGGCGCGGGCGATCGCGGACGCCGCCCGGGAGCGCTTCGGGACGCTGCCGTCCGTCGTGGACTTCCGCAGCACGCCGGGCCTGGGCGTCGAAGGCGTCGTCGAGGGGCGCGAGGTCAGCATCGGCCGGGCTGCTTCCGACAGCGCGCTGACCACGGTCGCGGTGACCTGGGACGGCGAGGTCCGGGGCACGCTGGCCGTGGCCGACACCGTCAAGCCGACGTCCGCCGAGGCGGTCCGGCGGCTGCGCGCGCTCGGGTTGACCCCGGTCCTGCTCACCGGGGACAGCGCCGTGGTCGCCCGGGCGGTCGCCGCCGAGGTCGGCATCGAGCGCGTGATCGCCGAGGTGCTGCCGAAGGACAAGGCCGACGTCGTGCGCGGGCTGCAGGAGGACGGCAAGGTCGTCGCGATGGTCGGCGACGGCGTCAACGACGCGGCGGCGCTCGCCCAGGCCGACCTGGGCCTGGCGATGGGCACCGGCACCGACGTGGCGATCGAGGCGGCCGACCTGACGCTCGTGCGCGGCGACCTGCGCGCGGCGGCCGACGCGATCCGCCTGTCGCGCCGGACGCTGCGCACGATCAAGGGCAACCTGTTCTGGGCGTTCGCGTACAACGTCGCCGCGCTGCCCCTGGCCGCCGCGGGCCTGCTGAACCCGATGCTCGCCGGCGCGGCGATGGCGGTCAGCTCGGTCTTCGTCGTCACGAACAGCCTGCGTCTGCGCGCGTTCCGGGCCGGGTGA
- a CDS encoding heavy-metal-associated domain-containing protein, with protein sequence MADTTYTVTGMTCAHCARSVEEEIRGLGGVTGVTVELATGAVTVSSTEALSVADVRGAVEEAGYELT encoded by the coding sequence ATGGCAGACACGACCTACACCGTCACCGGCATGACGTGCGCCCACTGCGCCCGCTCGGTCGAAGAGGAGATCCGCGGACTCGGCGGCGTCACCGGCGTCACCGTCGAACTGGCCACCGGTGCGGTGACCGTCAGCAGCACCGAAGCCCTTTCCGTCGCCGACGTGCGGGGCGCCGTCGAAGAGGCGGGGTACGAGCTGACATGA
- a CDS encoding C40 family peptidase, with product MRSHPVKRVVSGALAAASVITVVTMSQAPATAAPVPVLQAPPTGSDALAKYRDLSAQAEKLNEDLLKAQDDLTAKQGQLDKANADVTAAKDAGAQAIEAKQKYQTQVDKFAGASFTSGVQLNKLSALLAGTSTQDFLDRSAALEVIATDKNAAMGNLSGAAEKAAAAEKAATDAAKRATDARDAAAKLASDIEGKKKNLQAQIDQIEAQSKTLSTADKTAQKDTGGKAPTVKAASSAAQKAVDAALSKLGSAYVYGATGPSTFDCSGLMQWAYKQAGITLPRTSSAQAGFGTPVPRDQLQPGDLVAYYSPVSHIGMYIGDGKMVHAPTSGDVVKISPLLSQYAGATRPTA from the coding sequence ATGCGTTCGCATCCCGTCAAGCGCGTGGTGTCAGGTGCCCTCGCCGCTGCCTCGGTGATCACTGTCGTCACCATGTCCCAGGCGCCGGCCACCGCCGCCCCCGTCCCCGTCCTCCAGGCCCCGCCCACCGGGTCCGACGCCCTGGCCAAGTACCGCGACCTCTCGGCCCAGGCCGAGAAGCTCAACGAGGACCTGCTCAAGGCCCAGGACGACCTGACCGCCAAGCAGGGCCAGCTCGACAAGGCCAACGCCGACGTCACCGCCGCCAAGGACGCCGGTGCGCAGGCCATCGAGGCGAAGCAGAAGTACCAGACGCAGGTCGACAAGTTCGCCGGCGCGTCGTTCACCAGCGGCGTCCAGCTGAACAAGCTGTCGGCGCTGCTGGCCGGCACGTCGACGCAGGACTTCCTGGACCGCTCGGCAGCCCTCGAGGTCATCGCGACCGACAAGAACGCCGCGATGGGCAACCTCAGCGGCGCGGCCGAGAAGGCCGCCGCGGCCGAGAAGGCGGCGACGGACGCGGCGAAGCGGGCGACGGACGCCCGGGACGCCGCGGCGAAGCTGGCCTCGGACATCGAAGGCAAGAAGAAGAACCTCCAGGCCCAGATCGACCAGATCGAGGCCCAGAGCAAGACCCTCAGCACCGCCGACAAGACCGCCCAGAAGGACACCGGCGGCAAGGCCCCGACCGTCAAGGCGGCCTCCTCGGCCGCGCAGAAGGCGGTCGACGCGGCACTGAGCAAGCTCGGCAGCGCCTACGTCTACGGCGCCACCGGGCCGAGCACGTTCGACTGCTCGGGCCTGATGCAGTGGGCCTACAAGCAGGCCGGGATCACGCTGCCCCGGACGTCGTCGGCGCAGGCGGGCTTCGGCACGCCGGTGCCGCGCGACCAGCTGCAGCCGGGCGACCTGGTCGCCTACTACTCCCCCGTGTCCCACATCGGGATGTACATCGGCGACGGCAAGATGGTGCACGCGCCGACGAGCGGCGACGTCGTCAAGATCTCGCCGCTGCTGAGCCAGTACGCGGGAGCGACGCGGCCGACGGCCTGA